ATCTTGGCCTAAACACACTGAACCAGATACAACCCGGTTCGTTCGAGGGTCTGCAGCATCTGCGCCGGCTGGATGTGCGCGGTTCAATGCTAGTGAATCTTACGATCGATACATTTCGTGGTCTGGAGAACGTACGATCCTTGGACGTATCCGATAATCATCTGCTGAAGGTACCTACCGTAGCGTTGAGCATTCTTACACGGCTTGAGGAACTTTCAATCGGACAGAACGATTTCGAAGTAATCCCGGAGGGAGCATTCTTCGGACTTTCTAACCTACGCAAAGTGTCCATCTCCGGGGCGCTCAACTTGCAGCGCATCCAGTCCGGTGCATTCGCTTCCAACACCAACCTGGACACGATCGTGATCGCTTCGAACCGTATGCTGGCGGAGCTGGATGAAGGGGCTTTCTCCGGGTTGCCCCACATCGAGAACGTTATTCTGCGCGACAACGCAATCCGGACGTTCCGCGAAGAGCTGTTACCGTGGAAACAGCTGCGCAATTTCGATATCTCTGGCAATCCGCTCGTCTGCAACTGTCACATGCGCTGGATGAAGGATCTGTTGCGCGAGAAACTCATCGAAACGGAACAGAGCCGGGTAATCTGTCAGTATCCGGAACGGTTCGCTGGTGAAACATTGCGTGAAATCAGTCCGGAGCTGTTGGGGTGCCATCAGCGTCAATCGAAGGAACGTGCCGTGGTCGGAGTGGTACTGGTGGCATCTGCCGCGTCGCTAACGACCTTCATCCTGGTGGCGTACCGGTTGCGCCACCGATTGGTCGATGTACTTGGACCGAACTGGCATAACAAGCGCAACTCGCTGAAGGAGGAAAAAGATCTTGAGTTTGTGAAATCCTTCCCGGAGATTGAGTACCATCAGCCGAACTTTAACATCTACACCTGTAACTATCAGCAGATGTACCATCAGAAGCCACCGTGCCCACCACAGTTCCAGCACCACATCTACGAAACGCCCATCCCTGTATCCGATCTATAAACGGGTCTGAAGAAACGATTCAGGGGTTAAACAATTAATACAGCCACCGGGGATCAGCTGTGGGACCAAAGGAGTTGAACAGTTCAAATGGAGCATCTGATGGCCCAAGGTAATCGTAGGAGCATGTGGTTCAGATTACCGAAAGATGGTTCATGCTGGAACTCACGTACCGGCAAAGGATTCGCGTGAAGTGTAACTGCTTGTTCTACTGGGTTGCCAAGAAAAAATGGTCAACGGGAAACATAGCGCAAAAAGGAAGCGAGTTTCATTTTTGTCCACCACAGTTTGTGACGCGCAAAGTGGAACAATGCGTACCAACGGGAATCGCGGCAATTGCGGATTAAAATAAACGAGTTCATTAAATTGCTttcgaaaataaaaaggaatgtAAAGAGATGAAACAATCATAAAACTTCTTGCCTTCTTGCTGTTAGGTCGGGTTGATGTGTTCCGAAAAGTTTGTCCACTGGGTTCTGGCACAAATGGCGGGGTCAAGTTCATGCCGTACCACTTGGACTAGCAACCCCGCAGAGATGACTGtggtatccctttttttagttCTACTCCCAGAAGATTTTAATCGGTTCCTTCCAGTTCTTCCTTGCGCTAGTGTTGGTAATTCCTTCTCTGATCgtgagatttctttttttttgctttcgttaaGATACCGTTTTCCCTCCATTCCGCTATCACTCACACAAAGTTCGTCAGGGTCGACAATTCTTTCCATTCGACATCATTATTGGGACAAGATTTATGCTATGGAGAGATAAAAAAGGAGCAAAGGATGGAAGAGTCTGATCGGGTGATGATGCGTCGTTCATGAACCTTTCACTCACTCTACTCGATCGTTCCACGttacttctttcttttccattttgtctGCGGGATCTTCATCAACGTACTCTTCGTACGGACTTCGGCTGTGGTACACTTGCATTTCTGCTGTTCCAGAAGTTGCACGTGCACTTGAGTTTTGTAGAAtttctctttcgttttctGCTATTTTGCTTCGTACGCCTCACTACAGGCTGTTCGTAAAGGGAAGCAGAAAGGTTGCTGTGGCCGCTGGCTTTGGGAACATttactctttctttcttctttttgctgtATATCTCTACCAAACCCTCGTGGGCATGTGAAACGTATTCGAAAAGCGAAGATTTTGCTCAGAAAATTCTTCTTACAAGACATCCGTACGCTGTTACGAGCTTTGATTCCGTACTATGAACAACCTGCACCACTATTCGGATACTGACCATAAGATTACAAACATTGGGCTTAAGCGAATTCTGGTGACAAAATAAACtggcaaaccaacaaaacactgGCACAGGAATTGCCATGAAGATCCTCTTTTCCTTAAGGGTGCGTGGGAACGGTTTTCATCGTGAAAAgaaatggataaaaataaTAGGATGAAAGACGGAAAATAGAGCTAATAGCTGTTTCGGAATGACCGAAAATTGTCCACCGACCAAAACGACCAGTGACCATGAGCTGGACGTAAAGCACATCATTAGTAGAACCGTCCGATAGTGTGGGCTGCACCAGCAGAGCGACTCCTCGTACATGGCTCGGAGATCGGTGGGAATTTGACACCATGGACAAACGAACGGACACCATCTCAGGCTAGTGCTGATGTGCCGACACAACAAGgataatatttcattattcttGCTAAATGGGAAATGTccttgctgtgtgtgtgtggaacgGGAAAACGATGACGCTGAGGATGACTGGgacgtttttttccctctctatTTCGGTACGTCTTGTCCCGTACGTTTGGCAATGCGTGTGAAATAAACAGTCGTTTCTCGACATTGTACAGTAGAAATTCGGAGGGAATCAGATTCAAACAAGTGCATGGTTTGATGTTTATTGTATGGTGTTTAG
The DNA window shown above is from Anopheles funestus chromosome 3RL, idAnoFuneDA-416_04, whole genome shotgun sequence and carries:
- the LOC125769431 gene encoding leucine-rich repeat-containing protein 4C-like, whose translation is MRNTLTIASNQCTQLSICLHLVKIVFGVIANSETTATNMVSVTACVVIVTMACVLAPSVVGGAAAYCPSRCVCDDVKLHVTCGEGELDVLPIALNPAIERLVIKFNRIKAIDSSIQFYSDLTMLDLSYNHLLGIPKSIFMYQKRLLQLHLNNNKISSIGNKTFAGMDELRVLNLRGNFIEEVTKGLFRALPKLEELNLGENQIASLHPEAFEGLTRLRILHLDDNAINVIPTPSFTPLRLLAELYLGLNTLNQIQPGSFEGLQHLRRLDVRGSMLVNLTIDTFRGLENVRSLDVSDNHLLKVPTVALSILTRLEELSIGQNDFEVIPEGAFFGLSNLRKVSISGALNLQRIQSGAFASNTNLDTIVIASNRMLAELDEGAFSGLPHIENVILRDNAIRTFREELLPWKQLRNFDISGNPLVCNCHMRWMKDLLREKLIETEQSRVICQYPERFAGETLREISPELLGCHQRQSKERAVVGVVLVASAASLTTFILVAYRLRHRLVDVLGPNWHNKRNSLKEEKDLEFVKSFPEIEYHQPNFNIYTCNYQQMYHQKPPCPPQFQHHIYETPIPVSDL